The genomic stretch atttaaatcatttatcctttttcttttccttatttttcttcctatttgCTAGAGCCAATATGATTTATTagtcgtttttgtttttgttttttggcaaaatgttATTATTGGAACAATCCCAATCACGTTAGGGAGTAGTTGTTGTGCCTTATATAGAAAATATGAGGCTGAACATCTACACAAATTGTTGTGCCTTATATTGAAAAAAGCTATCTTTCTTGCAGGTTGgggttttattaatttattgtttcttttcatttaaatcatttatccttcttcttttccttatttttcttcctatttgCTAGAGCCAATATGATTTATTagtcgtttttgtttttttctttttgttttttggcaaaatgttATTATTGGAACAATCCCAATCACGTTAGGGAGTAGTTGTTGTGCCTTATATAGAAAATATGAGGCTGAACATCTACACAAATTGTTGTGCCTTATATAGAAAGTATGTTAAATAGACTGACACAGTCAATAAGTctctgtttttttaaaattaaaagtggACATAATTTCTATTTTGTCCATTCAGAACATCTACACAAATATACTCAAActggttttctattttttataaggacatatttattttttaatataacttaGATACTCCCATACACATGGTTAACAGTGTCTCATTGCAGCATGGTCAAATATTCCTGCTCGAAAAATAGTGCCATGAAAGTTGGGGAACGTGCAAGTTCAGCCTGTTCAAATAGTAACCTGTTTCTTGCCTCTGCTTTTGTGCTCCTAGGATCATCCTTTTGCTGTGTCATGGTAGATTCCAATGTCTTAAATGTATGTACAGAAATTTTAAAGATGTGTGAACTAAAACTTATTTTCTATACAAACTGATGTTGATACTTCTTTTTGCCTATTTCTATGTAGTTTTAGTAACTTTGATTCTTGTTGTGTTTATGAGTATTTGTTGATTGAAAAGTTTTAGTTGTTCTCTTTCAGTGACTACCCATCCCAAAATAAATGTCAATTggcaattatataaataaaattcaagagttatatatataaaaaaaattaataaaaaaaatcaaagttatCAACTACTACATAGTCAATAAGTGACATTTGAAAGAGTAGTTAAGGAGTATTGAAACATaaagctttgtttggtaatgttcTCTCATACTACTCACAATGGCTTCAATTGAACTCTCTGTTTTTTAGGGGGAGGGGGATACAAAGTGCACAAGATGAGATGCATAGGTGGCAGAATAAATATGTGATTAGTTGAATTACTAGTAGGAATATATCTCACTTAGTTTGGGGCAGCTGAGTTTTGTTAATATCATTTCATTATTAGCTCTAATTGTTTAAGAGTTAAActcattctctttttaattaggaaaaacaaaaaaaaaaactcatcatCTTTTTAAGACATGACGTCTGTGCTGAAGTGTAAATCTTTTATGGTGGGGTTGCTATTGATGTTTACATGGTGTCGGTGGAATTAATGCTTTTTATGGTGGAGTTGGTTTTacatgctttttattttattttcttttaaattttgttgggGTGGGGAATGGGTTTGGGTTGGTGGGGATGTTCTTTACAAATAAGAATTgtttgctttattattattttcatttactttttgcAGTAACAAGTTGTTGAAGCCATGATTGAGCATCTACTTAGAGGCGAGCTCTTTAATTTGATTTGCAGGATGAGCTTTAATGGCACTGCGGGCCTTTTCTAATCCTGATTATGAAACTGATTTATGtttaaaatacatgtaattatatatgtatttttatttatttatttattcttgtataTTTTGAATAGAGTATGTGATTGCCCATGCCTTTCCAAATGTTTTACTTACATTTATCTTTAAGGGTGCAATTTAAGCATATGATATAGAATTACAAGTTGGTTccgtttcattttctttaaggGTTTAAGAGTTAATAAATTCATTCCCTTTTTCCAGTGCATACCCAATGGCCGACAAAAGTAGTACAGAGAGGTATTGATGAACTTTAATGGATTGtgtaaatctttttctttgtttctttgtctttctttttgttccgttggtagagagagagagctttggATTCCGTTGGTTCCTGAATGTGGCCAATTATGGTGGACTccacataaaatatatagaagGCTGAGGGAGAAGACTTGTAACCAAgtctttgtatatattttttttggatgaataaagtCTTTGTGTATCCAACGGTTGTGATGAGAATGATGTGAATTATAGCGTATTGGGTCCAAGTAATAATGATAGAAGAAAACTAGAAAAGCATGCACATGGGAAGCCCCCACAAACGTCCCAGCTTCTTCTTAGCAGTTTCCACTTCTTTGCAATTTACAACTTTTGAGACTCTTTAAGCTTTCACAGAAGAAACCTTTACAACTTTCTTGCAATTACTTCTGCGTTTGAGAGCTTTGCTATCTTTGCATCTTTTCGTGATTCAATATTCCTTTCCACAAAGAAAACTATGGCAGTAGGAGAGATTTTCCTTGCTGCGTTCCTCCAAGTGTTGTTTGAAAAACTGATGTCTCCGGAGTTGCTGAAGTTTGCACGTAGATACAAGGGACTTCGAGAAAAGATGGAAAAGTTGGAGAAAACGTTGTCAAGAATTGAGGACGTGCTTGATGATGCGGACCAGAAGCAACATACTGAGAGGGCAGTGAAACGGTGGCTGGATGATCTTAGAGACTTGGCTTACGATGCGGAGGATATACTTGATGAGTTCGCCACGGAAGCTTTGCTACACGAATTGAAGGGAGAAAATCAAGCCAGCACAAGTAAGGTACGCAACCTCATACCTACTTGTTGTACTGGTTTGACTCCACATGCTCTTAAGATCAACATTAGGCTACagtcaaagttcactgaaattaCCAATCGATTCAACGATCTGGTGATTCAGAAAGATGAATTGAGATTATTGAAAGCAACTGCCGATGGGAGGTCATATAGGAAAGCAGGGACTATGGCATCAACTTCTGTAGTGCCTGAGCCGCATGTTTATGGCAGGGACAGTGATAAAGAGGCTCTATTTGAACTGTTGCTGAGTGAAAAATGTAGGAATGCTCAACTCTCAGTGATTCCTATACTCGGTATGGGGGGTATAGGAAAGACAACTCTTGCCCAGGATTTATTCAATGATAAAAAAGTGGAAGGCCTTTTTGATCTAAAATCATGGGCTTGTGTTTCTGAAGATTTCGATGCTGAGAGAgtcacaaaaacaattttacaatctCTAACCTCTGAGAATTGTAATGGCAAAGATCAAAATTGGTTGCTAGTCAAACTCAAGGAGAAACTAGAAGGCAAGAAGTTCCTAGTGGTTTTGGATGATCTTTGGAATGAGAAATACCATGATTGGACTATCCTACGTGCTCCTTTCCTAACAGGGGCTCTGGGAAGTACAATTGTCATCACAACTCGCAATGAGGGAGTTTCATCAATGACAGGCACCGTCCCAGCTTACCCTTTGCCTGTGTTATCAAATAATGCTTGTTTGTCTTTATTTACCCAACATGCATTGGGGGCAAGCGATTTTAGTGCGCATCCAAACCTTCAAGATATTGGCGAGGAAATGGTTAAAAGGTGTAAAGGCTTGCCTTTGGCGGCAAAAACCCTCGGAGGCCTCCTACGCACTAAACGGGATCGTGATGGGTGGAAGGGTGTATTGGAGAGCAAGATTTGGAATATacttgaagagaaaaatgaatttgtTCCAGCTCTTATGTTGAGCTATCACCACCTGCCTTCACATTTAAAGAGATGCTTTGCGTATTGTTCAATACTTCCCAAGGACTATGAATTTGAAAAGCAGCAACTAGTTCTATTATGGATGGGAGAAGGTCTAATTCAGCAACAAGAAGGGGATGAGCAAATGGAAGATTTGGGTAGCCGGTATTTTTGCGATCTATTATCAAGGTCCTTTTTCCAACAATCAAGTACAGAGAAATCACGATTTGTGATGCATGACCTCATCAACGATTTGGCTCAGTGGGTTGCAAAAGATATATGCTTTAGAATGGAAGATAGAATTGAGGGCATCAACAAAggacaaatttctaaaaaaGTTCGGCATTTGTCATACCTGGGTGACTATTTTGACGGCCCTAAAAGGTTTGAGGTTTTTTCTGAACTCACGTGTCTACGTACCTTCATGCCTCTTATGCTACCTAGGATGGGGGGCCGTTATTTGACTCATGATGTTCCTCTTAAATTGCTGTCGAAATTACTACGTTTAAGAGTGCTCTCTTTGAGTGGGTACTGCATAGTTGAGCTACCGaattcaattggtgatttaaaGCATCTACGATACCTTGACCTTTCTTACACTAATATTAGAGGCTTGCCTGAATCAACAACCACTCTTCGCAACTTACATACATTGATATTGGAAGAATGTCATTATCTAAAGGAATTGCCTTTAAAGTTGGGGAACCTAGTCAGCTTGCGCCACCTCAACATTCTCAATGCAAATAGACTGGAAGGACTGCCTCCTCAAATAGGTAAATTAACCTGTCTCCAAACATTGTCTAATGTAATTGTGGGAAAAGGCAATTGTTTCACGTTAAAAGAGCTAGGTTCTTTGTTGCATCTTCGAGGGCCACTCATCATCTCACAATTGGAGAATGTCGTTGAATCCAGGGATGCTAAGTCAATTGAAAAGCTCGATCTTTCTGCATTGTGTTTGGAATGGAGTCGGAACATTGATGAGTCAAAAGACAGAACAAGCGAATTAGAGATACTTAACATGCTACATCCAAACAAGTCTTTGAAAGAGCTAGCTATTAAGTGCTATGGTGGTATAGAATTTTCAACTTGGTTAAAAGGTAATTCATTTCCTAATATGTTGCTCCTAAGGATTGAAAATTGTAGAAAGTGCACATCATTGCCAGCAGTCAGCCAACTACCATTACTCAAACACCTTTTCATTAAAGGCATGGCCGCTGTGAAGAATGTTGGTCATGAATTTAATGGGGAAGGTTGCTCACAAGCCTTTAGATCTTTGGAGACTTTGCATTTCGAGGATATGGAAGAATGGGAGAATTGGAGCCCTAATGGAGAGTTCCCGCACCTGCGTGAGCtttctattaaaaattgtcCCAAGCTGTTGGGGACGTTACCAAACCACCTTCCTTCACTACAAAATATTGTTATTGAAAGATGTGAGCAATTGGTCGTTCCAATCTCAAGCTTTCCGGAGCTTTGCAAACTAGAAATTGAAGAATTAGAAGGGGTGGTGCGCAATGGTAAGGTGGACTTCACCTCACTAGACTCTAAGTCtttatcaacaattttgaaattcaGATGTCCAATAGAAGGGTTTATGAATGTAGAAGATTTAACGATTGACAATTGTGAGGAGCGAATGCCTTTTTGGTCAAATGATGTTGGATTACTACAACCCCTCCCCCGTCTTCGTAATTTGTGGGTTGTGGGATGTCAAAAACTAGTTTCTTTGGTGGCAGAAGAAGTAAAAGAGCAGCCACAACAGGGTATGCCATCCACACGCAGTCCCATAGAATCTTTGCCAAAGGCAGTGGTGTACAACAGCATGTTTCTTGAGCGTATAGAAATTTATGGATGTGATTCGCTGACGCACATTGCAATAGGCCAGCTACCTCCAACTCTAAAGCGCCTAGTGATACGTTATTGCAATAATATGGTGATTTTGGTGGACGAGGATGATACCAACAGCAGCAGTAGCATCACATCTCTTCTTGAGTTCTTACTTATTGACACGTGTCCATCCTTAAAATCCTTAAAGACATCTAGCGAAGAATTTCCTGCAACACTTAAAGACCTCCGCATTGGCAATTGTGAAATGCTAGAGTCAGTGGCGAAAACGTTCCATCACAGCTCATCTcttgaagaaatttatatttgGGATTGTGAAAACCTTAAATCCTTACTCATGGGCATACACAGCCTTAGCCATCTACAACATATTCAGATTTGGAGATGCTCAACTCTAGTTTCCTTCCCGGACGGAGGGTTGCTTCCTCGCAACCTTAGAAAGCTGTGGATTCGAGATTGTAAGAATATGCAGGCCCTACCCAACTCCACACACAACATCACCTCTCTTCAAGAATTGTGTATAGAAAATTGTCCAGGCATTGTATCCTTTCCGGACGAAGGTTTTTCCCCCAACTTAACATCACTTAAAGTCAAAGATTGCAACATAACTGAGGCCTTGCTTGAGTGGGGATTGCACAGACTTACCTCTCTTCAACATCTTgaaattagtggtggatgtccgCATCTGGAATCCTTTCAAGAAATGATGCTGCCTGCCTCTCTAACCACCCTCATCATCATAAACTTCCCGAATTTGAAATACTTATCTTCCAAAGGCCTTCGATACCTCTCCTCTCTTCAAACTCTGAGAATTGGTCGGTGCGAAAAGCTGATGTCCTTTCCAGATGATGGTCTGCCTCCCTCACTCTTGGAACTTCGCATCTTTTTCTGTGAAAAGTTCACATCCTTTCCAGAGGATGGTCTGCCTCCCACACTCCAGCAACTTCATATTGAAAACTGTCCTCTGTTGAAAGAACGCTGCAAGAAAGATCAAGGACGAGACTGGAACAGGATAGCCCACATTCCTTGCGTTAGCATTGATTGTAAGTTCATCTATGACCCAGAAGACGAGAATCAGACCTTGGGTGAAATGGACCCatgcttcttttattttgattcgTAAGACAACTCTTTTGGTTGGGGTTCTTCTTTGATTTCCCATGCATTTTGGGTCTCCATCACATAACGGAAGGCTCCTTTGACTGTCTTCTGAATGTTGCCGTTGGAAAACTCTCTTGCTGCTGTTATTGTCGGTTTGGTGAACGTGCGACTATTCTTGTTGGAGTTACCGGTATCACAAGTGTTTGTTAAAATGCCCAAACGACCAAGCAGAGAGAGAAGGCTTTTGACCATTGCGTTTTTCACCACTAATTGCATGTTGCTGGTCAATACAGATTTGGGAATCATTACAAAAAGGTATGtaattggatttttttctttgtgttgtttCCTCCTCAATCAAAGAATACATTAACGGACACAAGAATAGTGAACATTTTTCTAGTGAACTGAGATTGGTGAAATGTTTTTTCTCAGTGGTTTTGCGCCAATAGCAAGATAAAATCATATTATCAAGCCTTTTTTCCAATATATTTGAGCTTTGGAccagaaaatggaaaaacatcTCATTCTGATCTTGCATCTGTGTGCAAAAGAATCAAATGCATTCCATTGCATTGGTgttatcaatgaaaatttgaatGAATAACATCTTAATTCATGGGTCACTGTCCCATGTAATCTTATTGGAGGGaaacaaaatattgattaagtAGCGTGTAGTTTATATGCCATACTCTAATAtgtatttgatttttcattgtGTCATATTTCGAAAAATTTGTATACAaacaagtgtgtgtgtgtgataagagagagagagagagattgaacaaaaaaaatcagttcTATTTGAGAGACTCTTTGTGTATATtctgtttatatttgtttgtgtgaaaagTTATGATTGCCATTGACTTGTTTAGATCATCATGACGTTATTAGGTGTTAAATTGCAGATTGTAGGGTGGCCCAAAGTTCATCTGAAGCTGCTGAGAGCATCAAAACAGATTAAGCACTTTTATAAAAAGTATGGCAAAGAGGCAGGTTTCTTTTTgccatatttataaattttgtgTGGGACATTGAACCTCGTCCATTGTCCTGTATATCTTTGTAATCTTGATCACTTTGTGATGATTTGATTTCTCCCTCCATTCCAAAATGAATGTGCTGGTTTCATGATTTGATTTCTCCCTCCATTCCAAAATGAATGTCCTGGTTTTAAATCAAGCAATTCCGAATGAAGAATGGGTACAATACTCGAAACGATTTTCCCAATATCATAGGTGGgctcaatttttaataaattcaatcacaatttttaaatttttaaatttttttgtgattgaatttattattagttCTTTGATTTTAGCTATTCTGTAATGGGTTGAATTGTTATTAGTGATGGATTAACTGTTCAGAATTATGTAGATCACATTGCTTTGATATGTAGAACAAAAGAACACTAGGATGGTTATGATCCTACACCCTGTCTTGCTATGAGCTAGAAGTAGCAGCCAATGAAGATACAGGACATAGATTGTTTAGTGATGaggaatcttttttctttttctagttggGAGTTATTAGCTTTTCATTTTTAGGATTATGCTTCTATTTAAGGAAGTCTTGTGGTATTATAGAATTAATTGGCGAACTTGATTAATTTACTATTTACTTGTTGCTCATcttcttgttttgattttctctttgttttctggGCTTTAGTTCCTAATTTCAGTCACCATTACATTAGACCTCTTTCAAGCCCCTATTAATCTGTAAATCTATTTATAATCCCTTATACAAACCACTACCAATCAGCATAATGAATCCCCCAAAATATGTTATTGTTGATGGCTACTGTTCACATAACCTTGATTGCCTCTGATTCTTTGTTTTCTTGCATTATATGAATCCAAAGGGAAGGGGTGGAGGAGAGTTTTGGAGGAGAGTATCTGTGCCATTCTACCGTGGCTCGTTTTTCCTGGACCCAAAGGGAAGGGGTGGCTCAACCGGTTATGACAATGCGGTTGCATTGCCTGCTGGAGCCAGAGTAGATGAGGAGGAGCAAGAGCAAGCCCGAGACAGGGGAGGTGATTGGAGTTTTCAAGAGCATCCAGATTTGGGTGCCAAGGCCCCAAAAGATGTGAAGATCCAGGGGATCAGGTATGCACAGCTCCACTCATAGGCCCCTTTTTTCCAACATATTTTTCAACGGCTCCCTGTGACCAATTGCGGAAGCACTGAGATTATTATCCAGTTTGTATATTAATTATCCCACTTGAATAATTTCATCTAATCTTATCATCTTTCCCTAAttgaattattaattataatttcattatatcatatttcaaaaaatttgtatACAAACAAGAGTGTGTGTGTCTGAGAGagattgaacaaaaaaat from Corylus avellana chromosome ca1, CavTom2PMs-1.0 encodes the following:
- the LOC132171096 gene encoding putative disease resistance RPP13-like protein 1, which translates into the protein MAVGEIFLAAFLQVLFEKLMSPELLKFARRYKGLREKMEKLEKTLSRIEDVLDDADQKQHTERAVKRWLDDLRDLAYDAEDILDEFATEALLHELKGENQASTSKVRNLIPTCCTGLTPHALKINIRLQSKFTEITNRFNDLVIQKDELRLLKATADGRSYRKAGTMASTSVVPEPHVYGRDSDKEALFELLLSEKCRNAQLSVIPILGMGGIGKTTLAQDLFNDKKVEGLFDLKSWACVSEDFDAERVTKTILQSLTSENCNGKDQNWLLVKLKEKLEGKKFLVVLDDLWNEKYHDWTILRAPFLTGALGSTIVITTRNEGVSSMTGTVPAYPLPVLSNNACLSLFTQHALGASDFSAHPNLQDIGEEMVKRCKGLPLAAKTLGGLLRTKRDRDGWKGVLESKIWNILEEKNEFVPALMLSYHHLPSHLKRCFAYCSILPKDYEFEKQQLVLLWMGEGLIQQQEGDEQMEDLGSRYFCDLLSRSFFQQSSTEKSRFVMHDLINDLAQWVAKDICFRMEDRIEGINKGQISKKVRHLSYLGDYFDGPKRFEVFSELTCLRTFMPLMLPRMGGRYLTHDVPLKLLSKLLRLRVLSLSGYCIVELPNSIGDLKHLRYLDLSYTNIRGLPESTTTLRNLHTLILEECHYLKELPLKLGNLVSLRHLNILNANRLEGLPPQIGKLTCLQTLSNVIVGKGNCFTLKELGSLLHLRGPLIISQLENVVESRDAKSIEKLDLSALCLEWSRNIDESKDRTSELEILNMLHPNKSLKELAIKCYGGIEFSTWLKGNSFPNMLLLRIENCRKCTSLPAVSQLPLLKHLFIKGMAAVKNVGHEFNGEGCSQAFRSLETLHFEDMEEWENWSPNGEFPHLRELSIKNCPKLLGTLPNHLPSLQNIVIERCEQLVVPISSFPELCKLEIEELEGVVRNGKVDFTSLDSKSLSTILKFRCPIEGFMNVEDLTIDNCEERMPFWSNDVGLLQPLPRLRNLWVVGCQKLVSLVAEEVKEQPQQGMPSTRSPIESLPKAVVYNSMFLERIEIYGCDSLTHIAIGQLPPTLKRLVIRYCNNMVILVDEDDTNSSSSITSLLEFLLIDTCPSLKSLKTSSEEFPATLKDLRIGNCEMLESVAKTFHHSSSLEEIYIWDCENLKSLLMGIHSLSHLQHIQIWRCSTLVSFPDGGLLPRNLRKLWIRDCKNMQALPNSTHNITSLQELCIENCPGIVSFPDEGFSPNLTSLKVKDCNITEALLEWGLHRLTSLQHLEISGGCPHLESFQEMMLPASLTTLIIINFPNLKYLSSKGLRYLSSLQTLRIGRCEKLMSFPDDGLPPSLLELRIFFCEKFTSFPEDGLPPTLQQLHIENCPLLKERCKKDQGRDWNRIAHIPCVSIDCKFIYDPEDENQTLGEMDPCFFYFDS